A single genomic interval of Gouania willdenowi chromosome 10, fGouWil2.1, whole genome shotgun sequence harbors:
- the adam19b gene encoding disintegrin and metalloproteinase domain-containing protein 19 isoform X2, with amino-acid sequence MRPVRASLCLCLLIVLRRSVSAADLHKEAKQAPLRSILEDVHSYEITHPLWLLPLRHKRSDSKQHPSEAQVQITAEGHNLTLHLEKNDQLLAPGYQEIWYTADGSRRSSSPANSRHCFYHGEVVGVEGSSVALSTCSGLRGLISLNTSVSYLIEPLPVAEDDERHALFRAESLHLSRGSCLHHHGNKEEKQEELNDFISGTMSASRVRRKREVSQNMKYVELLLVADKAEFERHGSNLERTKQKLLEAANLVDKYYKALNIRVALIGLEVWTSQDLITVSDNPHSTLAAFLSWRSKQLKALPNDNAQLITGKPFQGTTIGLAPLKAMCSDYQSGGVNTDHSESAVGVAATMAHEMGHNFGMSHDIAGCCQAKAEDGGCIMAAATGHPFPRVFNTCNRKELKSYLSSGGGKCLFNLPNTRAMYGGQRCGNGYLEDGEECDCGEEEECTSPCCNANNCTLKAGAECAHGVCCHNCKLKSPGVLCRAASGSCDLPEYCDGKAESCPANFYLVDGSSCSGGLAYCYTGMCLTLEQQCQSLWGPDGRPAPDVCFRKVNEAGDMYGNCGKDMLGKYRSCKERDATCGKIQCSTSASKPIENNAVRIETTVTIGHRKVQCLGTHVYKLGHGDEEPQGDTLDPGLVMTGTKCGEESICFNGECRNASFLRAHECNSKCHKHGLCNNNHNCHCDPGWAPPLCEQRGSGGSVDSGPVITHSSLLPVLLVLPLALFVLLSAMGLWCCYKHKLRPLKASAPPPVPESCVPVEIKPLHPDSHVAGHANPTFLLKKQEPDHLGKSSPSCPARSRPALVRPAVKPPPTPEQKGPPQRQPSTQDLKPGRLTGQKLNQGSTSLSGRPQLPPLERKNVSEPSGRHRPDPPNRPPPPRPVNGQTAEINSGKGPLITTDALQKGKAALATSAGQTKSNRA; translated from the exons TCAGCTGCTGGCTCCTGGATATCAAGAAATATGGTACACAGCTGATGGGTCGCGTAGGTCGTCTTCTCCTGCCAACAGC CGACACTGTTTTTACCACGGTGAAGTAGTGGGCGTGGAGGGCTCCAGCGTCGCTCTCAGCACATGTTCAGGACTCAG GGGTCTGATCTCACTAAACACCAGCGTCAGTTACCTGATAGAGCCTCTTCCTGTTGCTGAGGATGATGAGCGTCACGCCTTGTTCAGAGCAGAGAGCCTCCATCTATCCAGAGGTAGCTGCCTgcatcaccatggcaacaaggAGGAGAAGCAGGAGGAGCTGAATGACTTCATCAGTGGAACCATGTCAGCGAGCAGAGTGAGG AGAAAACGAGAAGTGAGCCAAAACATGAAATACGTGGAGCTTCTGTTAGTGGCTGATAAGGCTGAG TTTGAGAGGCATGGGAGTAACCTGGAGAGGACCAAGCAGAAATTACTAGAGGCGGCCAACTTGGTTGACAAG TACTACAAAGCTCTGAATATCCGTGTGGCACTGATTGGGTTGGAGGTGTGGACCAGTCAGGACTTGATCACCGTTTCCGATAATCCGCACAGCACTTTGGCAGCATTCCTGTCGTGGAGAAGCAAACAACTTAAGGCGCTGCCGAACGACAATGCTCAGCTCATCAC GGGGAAACCATTTCAGGGAACCACCATCGGCCTGGCCCCGCTCAAAGCCATGTGCTCTGACTACCAGTCTGGTGGAGTGAACACG GACCACTCAGAGTCAGCGGTTGGCGTTGCTGCGACTATGGCCCACGAGATGGGCCACAACTTTGGTATGAGCCACGACATCGCAGGTTGCTGTCAGGCAAAAGCAGAGGACGGAGGCTGCATCATGGCCGCTGCAACAGG GCACCCGTTTCCCCGTGTGTTCAACACCTGTAACAGGAAGGAGCTGAAGAGCTACCTCAGCTCTGGAGGAGGGAAGTGTCTCTTTAACTTACCCAACACCAGAGCCATGTATGGGGGCCAGCGCTGTGGCAACGGCTACCTGGAGGATGGAGAGGAATGTGACTGCGGGGAGGaggag GAATGCACCAGTCCCTGCTGTAACGCCAACAACTGCACCCTGAAGGCTGGAGCGGAGTGTGCCCATGGAGTCTGCTGCCATAACTGCAAA CTGAAGAGTCCAGGCGTCCTGTGCCGAGCGGCCTCTGGGTCATGTGACCTACCAGAGTACTGCGATGGAAAGGCCGAGTCCTGCCCGGCTAATTTTTATCTGGTGGACGGCTCCTCGTGCTCAGGTGGACTAGCGTACTGCTACACAGGCATGTGTCTGACCCTGGAACAGCAGTGTCAGTCTCTGTGGGGACCAG ATGGTCGGCCGGCCCCTGATGTGTGTTTCAGAAAGGTGAACGAGGCCGGGGACATGTACGGGAACTGTGGCAAAGATATGTTGGGGAAATACAGGAGCTGTAAAGAAAG GGACGCTACATGTGGGAAGATCCAGTGTTCAACTTCAGCCTCCAAACCTATTGAGAACAATGCAGTGCGTATCGAAACCACTGTGACGATTGGTCACAGGAAGGTCCAGTGTTTGGGAACGCACGTGTACAAGCTGGGTCATGGTGACGAGGAGCCACAGGGAGACACTCTGGACCCAGGCCTCGTCATGACGGGGACCAAGTGTGGGGAGGAATCG ATTTGCTTCAACGGAGAGTGTCGCAATGCCTCTTTTCTCCGAGCTCACGAGTGCAATTCCAAGTGTCACAAACATGGA CTGTGCAACAACAACCATAACTGCCACTGTGACCCTGGCTGGGCCCCTCCTCTGTGTGAGCAGCGGGGCTCAGGTGGCAGCGTGGACAGTGGGCCCGTCATCACCCACA GCAGCCTCCTTCCAGTGCTGCTCGTCCTCCCTCTGGCTCTCTTCGTGCTCCTCTCTGCCATGGGTCTCTGGTGCTGCTACAAACACAAGCTGAGACCACTCAAAGCATCAGCTCCACCACCAGTGCCAGA aAGTTGTGTTCCTGTGGAAATCAAACCTTTACATCCAGACTCTCATGTTGCCGGACATGCAAACCCAACATTCCTCTTGAAGAAACAGGAGCCGGATCACCTG GGAAAGTCTTCCCCGTCGTGTCCAGCTCGGTCCAGACCAGCGTTAGTACGTCCTGCAGTGAAACCTCCCCCTACACCCGAGCAGAAAGGACCCCCTCAGAGACAACCCTCTACTCAGGACTTAAAGCCTGGCCGGCTCACTGGACAGAAACTAAACCAGGGTTCAACATCACTCTCAGGACGTCCACAATTACCTCCTCTGGAACGCAAAAATGTGTCGGAACCATCAGGCAGACATAGACCAGACCCTCCAAACAGACCTCCACCACCTCGTCCTGTCAACGGACAGACTGCT GAAATAAATTCAGGAAAAGGCCCGCTGATCACAACAGACGCCCTGCAGAAGGGAAAAGCAGCTTTGGCGACATCTGCTGgacaaacaaaatcaaacag AGCCTAA
- the adam19b gene encoding disintegrin and metalloproteinase domain-containing protein 19 isoform X4 — protein MRPVRASLCLCLLIVLRRSVSAADLHKAEAKQAPLRSILEDVHSYEITHPLWLLPLRHKRSDSKQHPSEAQVQITAEGHNLTLHLEKNDQLLAPGYQEIWYTADGSRRSSSPANSRHCFYHGEVVGVEGSSVALSTCSGLRGLISLNTSVSYLIEPLPVAEDDERHALFRAESLHLSRGSCLHHHGNKEEKQEELNDFISGTMSASRRKREVSQNMKYVELLLVADKAEFERHGSNLERTKQKLLEAANLVDKYYKALNIRVALIGLEVWTSQDLITVSDNPHSTLAAFLSWRSKQLKALPNDNAQLITGKPFQGTTIGLAPLKAMCSDYQSGGVNTDHSESAVGVAATMAHEMGHNFGMSHDIAGCCQAKAEDGGCIMAAATGHPFPRVFNTCNRKELKSYLSSGGGKCLFNLPNTRAMYGGQRCGNGYLEDGEECDCGEEEECTSPCCNANNCTLKAGAECAHGVCCHNCKLKSPGVLCRAASGSCDLPEYCDGKAESCPANFYLVDGSSCSGGLAYCYTGMCLTLEQQCQSLWGPDGRPAPDVCFRKVNEAGDMYGNCGKDMLGKYRSCKERDATCGKIQCSTSASKPIENNAVRIETTVTIGHRKVQCLGTHVYKLGHGDEEPQGDTLDPGLVMTGTKCGEESICFNGECRNASFLRAHECNSKCHKHGLCNNNHNCHCDPGWAPPLCEQRGSGGSVDSGPVITHSSLLPVLLVLPLALFVLLSAMGLWCCYKHKLRPLKASAPPPVPESCVPVEIKPLHPDSHVAGHANPTFLLKKQEPDHLGKSSPSCPARSRPALVRPAVKPPPTPEQKGPPQRQPSTQDLKPGRLTGQKLNQGSTSLSGRPQLPPLERKNVSEPSGRHRPDPPNRPPPPRPVNGQTAEINSGKGPLITTDALQKGKAALATSAGQTKSNRA, from the exons TCAGCTGCTGGCTCCTGGATATCAAGAAATATGGTACACAGCTGATGGGTCGCGTAGGTCGTCTTCTCCTGCCAACAGC CGACACTGTTTTTACCACGGTGAAGTAGTGGGCGTGGAGGGCTCCAGCGTCGCTCTCAGCACATGTTCAGGACTCAG GGGTCTGATCTCACTAAACACCAGCGTCAGTTACCTGATAGAGCCTCTTCCTGTTGCTGAGGATGATGAGCGTCACGCCTTGTTCAGAGCAGAGAGCCTCCATCTATCCAGAGGTAGCTGCCTgcatcaccatggcaacaaggAGGAGAAGCAGGAGGAGCTGAATGACTTCATCAGTGGAACCATGTCAGCGAGCAGA AGAAAACGAGAAGTGAGCCAAAACATGAAATACGTGGAGCTTCTGTTAGTGGCTGATAAGGCTGAG TTTGAGAGGCATGGGAGTAACCTGGAGAGGACCAAGCAGAAATTACTAGAGGCGGCCAACTTGGTTGACAAG TACTACAAAGCTCTGAATATCCGTGTGGCACTGATTGGGTTGGAGGTGTGGACCAGTCAGGACTTGATCACCGTTTCCGATAATCCGCACAGCACTTTGGCAGCATTCCTGTCGTGGAGAAGCAAACAACTTAAGGCGCTGCCGAACGACAATGCTCAGCTCATCAC GGGGAAACCATTTCAGGGAACCACCATCGGCCTGGCCCCGCTCAAAGCCATGTGCTCTGACTACCAGTCTGGTGGAGTGAACACG GACCACTCAGAGTCAGCGGTTGGCGTTGCTGCGACTATGGCCCACGAGATGGGCCACAACTTTGGTATGAGCCACGACATCGCAGGTTGCTGTCAGGCAAAAGCAGAGGACGGAGGCTGCATCATGGCCGCTGCAACAGG GCACCCGTTTCCCCGTGTGTTCAACACCTGTAACAGGAAGGAGCTGAAGAGCTACCTCAGCTCTGGAGGAGGGAAGTGTCTCTTTAACTTACCCAACACCAGAGCCATGTATGGGGGCCAGCGCTGTGGCAACGGCTACCTGGAGGATGGAGAGGAATGTGACTGCGGGGAGGaggag GAATGCACCAGTCCCTGCTGTAACGCCAACAACTGCACCCTGAAGGCTGGAGCGGAGTGTGCCCATGGAGTCTGCTGCCATAACTGCAAA CTGAAGAGTCCAGGCGTCCTGTGCCGAGCGGCCTCTGGGTCATGTGACCTACCAGAGTACTGCGATGGAAAGGCCGAGTCCTGCCCGGCTAATTTTTATCTGGTGGACGGCTCCTCGTGCTCAGGTGGACTAGCGTACTGCTACACAGGCATGTGTCTGACCCTGGAACAGCAGTGTCAGTCTCTGTGGGGACCAG ATGGTCGGCCGGCCCCTGATGTGTGTTTCAGAAAGGTGAACGAGGCCGGGGACATGTACGGGAACTGTGGCAAAGATATGTTGGGGAAATACAGGAGCTGTAAAGAAAG GGACGCTACATGTGGGAAGATCCAGTGTTCAACTTCAGCCTCCAAACCTATTGAGAACAATGCAGTGCGTATCGAAACCACTGTGACGATTGGTCACAGGAAGGTCCAGTGTTTGGGAACGCACGTGTACAAGCTGGGTCATGGTGACGAGGAGCCACAGGGAGACACTCTGGACCCAGGCCTCGTCATGACGGGGACCAAGTGTGGGGAGGAATCG ATTTGCTTCAACGGAGAGTGTCGCAATGCCTCTTTTCTCCGAGCTCACGAGTGCAATTCCAAGTGTCACAAACATGGA CTGTGCAACAACAACCATAACTGCCACTGTGACCCTGGCTGGGCCCCTCCTCTGTGTGAGCAGCGGGGCTCAGGTGGCAGCGTGGACAGTGGGCCCGTCATCACCCACA GCAGCCTCCTTCCAGTGCTGCTCGTCCTCCCTCTGGCTCTCTTCGTGCTCCTCTCTGCCATGGGTCTCTGGTGCTGCTACAAACACAAGCTGAGACCACTCAAAGCATCAGCTCCACCACCAGTGCCAGA aAGTTGTGTTCCTGTGGAAATCAAACCTTTACATCCAGACTCTCATGTTGCCGGACATGCAAACCCAACATTCCTCTTGAAGAAACAGGAGCCGGATCACCTG GGAAAGTCTTCCCCGTCGTGTCCAGCTCGGTCCAGACCAGCGTTAGTACGTCCTGCAGTGAAACCTCCCCCTACACCCGAGCAGAAAGGACCCCCTCAGAGACAACCCTCTACTCAGGACTTAAAGCCTGGCCGGCTCACTGGACAGAAACTAAACCAGGGTTCAACATCACTCTCAGGACGTCCACAATTACCTCCTCTGGAACGCAAAAATGTGTCGGAACCATCAGGCAGACATAGACCAGACCCTCCAAACAGACCTCCACCACCTCGTCCTGTCAACGGACAGACTGCT GAAATAAATTCAGGAAAAGGCCCGCTGATCACAACAGACGCCCTGCAGAAGGGAAAAGCAGCTTTGGCGACATCTGCTGgacaaacaaaatcaaacag AGCCTAA
- the adam19b gene encoding disintegrin and metalloproteinase domain-containing protein 19 isoform X3, which produces MRPVRASLCLCLLIVLRRSVSAADLHKAEAKQAPLRSILEDVHSYEITHPLWLLPLRHKRSDSKQHPSEAQVQITAEGHNLTLHLEKNDQLLAPGYQEIWYTADGSRRSSSPANSRHCFYHGEVVGVEGSSVALSTCSGLRGLISLNTSVSYLIEPLPVAEDDERHALFRAESLHLSRGSCLHHHGNKEEKQEELNDFISGTMSASRVRRKREVSQNMKYVELLLVADKAEFERHGSNLERTKQKLLEAANLVDKYYKALNIRVALIGLEVWTSQDLITVSDNPHSTLAAFLSWRSKQLKALPNDNAQLITGKPFQGTTIGLAPLKAMCSDYQSGGVNTDHSESAVGVAATMAHEMGHNFGMSHDIAGCCQAKAEDGGCIMAAATGHPFPRVFNTCNRKELKSYLSSGGGKCLFNLPNTRAMYGGQRCGNGYLEDGEECDCGEEEECTSPCCNANNCTLKAGAECAHGVCCHNCKLKSPGVLCRAASGSCDLPEYCDGKAESCPANFYLVDGSSCSGGLAYCYTGMCLTLEQQCQSLWGPDGRPAPDVCFRKVNEAGDMYGNCGKDMLGKYRSCKERDATCGKIQCSTSASKPIENNAVRIETTVTIGHRKVQCLGTHVYKLGHGDEEPQGDTLDPGLVMTGTKCGEESICFNGECRNASFLRAHECNSKCHKHGLCNNNHNCHCDPGWAPPLCEQRGSGGSVDSGPVITHSSLLPVLLVLPLALFVLLSAMGLWCCYKHKLRPLKASAPPPVPDCVPVEIKPLHPDSHVAGHANPTFLLKKQEPDHLGKSSPSCPARSRPALVRPAVKPPPTPEQKGPPQRQPSTQDLKPGRLTGQKLNQGSTSLSGRPQLPPLERKNVSEPSGRHRPDPPNRPPPPRPVNGQTAEINSGKGPLITTDALQKGKAALATSAGQTKSNRA; this is translated from the exons TCAGCTGCTGGCTCCTGGATATCAAGAAATATGGTACACAGCTGATGGGTCGCGTAGGTCGTCTTCTCCTGCCAACAGC CGACACTGTTTTTACCACGGTGAAGTAGTGGGCGTGGAGGGCTCCAGCGTCGCTCTCAGCACATGTTCAGGACTCAG GGGTCTGATCTCACTAAACACCAGCGTCAGTTACCTGATAGAGCCTCTTCCTGTTGCTGAGGATGATGAGCGTCACGCCTTGTTCAGAGCAGAGAGCCTCCATCTATCCAGAGGTAGCTGCCTgcatcaccatggcaacaaggAGGAGAAGCAGGAGGAGCTGAATGACTTCATCAGTGGAACCATGTCAGCGAGCAGAGTGAGG AGAAAACGAGAAGTGAGCCAAAACATGAAATACGTGGAGCTTCTGTTAGTGGCTGATAAGGCTGAG TTTGAGAGGCATGGGAGTAACCTGGAGAGGACCAAGCAGAAATTACTAGAGGCGGCCAACTTGGTTGACAAG TACTACAAAGCTCTGAATATCCGTGTGGCACTGATTGGGTTGGAGGTGTGGACCAGTCAGGACTTGATCACCGTTTCCGATAATCCGCACAGCACTTTGGCAGCATTCCTGTCGTGGAGAAGCAAACAACTTAAGGCGCTGCCGAACGACAATGCTCAGCTCATCAC GGGGAAACCATTTCAGGGAACCACCATCGGCCTGGCCCCGCTCAAAGCCATGTGCTCTGACTACCAGTCTGGTGGAGTGAACACG GACCACTCAGAGTCAGCGGTTGGCGTTGCTGCGACTATGGCCCACGAGATGGGCCACAACTTTGGTATGAGCCACGACATCGCAGGTTGCTGTCAGGCAAAAGCAGAGGACGGAGGCTGCATCATGGCCGCTGCAACAGG GCACCCGTTTCCCCGTGTGTTCAACACCTGTAACAGGAAGGAGCTGAAGAGCTACCTCAGCTCTGGAGGAGGGAAGTGTCTCTTTAACTTACCCAACACCAGAGCCATGTATGGGGGCCAGCGCTGTGGCAACGGCTACCTGGAGGATGGAGAGGAATGTGACTGCGGGGAGGaggag GAATGCACCAGTCCCTGCTGTAACGCCAACAACTGCACCCTGAAGGCTGGAGCGGAGTGTGCCCATGGAGTCTGCTGCCATAACTGCAAA CTGAAGAGTCCAGGCGTCCTGTGCCGAGCGGCCTCTGGGTCATGTGACCTACCAGAGTACTGCGATGGAAAGGCCGAGTCCTGCCCGGCTAATTTTTATCTGGTGGACGGCTCCTCGTGCTCAGGTGGACTAGCGTACTGCTACACAGGCATGTGTCTGACCCTGGAACAGCAGTGTCAGTCTCTGTGGGGACCAG ATGGTCGGCCGGCCCCTGATGTGTGTTTCAGAAAGGTGAACGAGGCCGGGGACATGTACGGGAACTGTGGCAAAGATATGTTGGGGAAATACAGGAGCTGTAAAGAAAG GGACGCTACATGTGGGAAGATCCAGTGTTCAACTTCAGCCTCCAAACCTATTGAGAACAATGCAGTGCGTATCGAAACCACTGTGACGATTGGTCACAGGAAGGTCCAGTGTTTGGGAACGCACGTGTACAAGCTGGGTCATGGTGACGAGGAGCCACAGGGAGACACTCTGGACCCAGGCCTCGTCATGACGGGGACCAAGTGTGGGGAGGAATCG ATTTGCTTCAACGGAGAGTGTCGCAATGCCTCTTTTCTCCGAGCTCACGAGTGCAATTCCAAGTGTCACAAACATGGA CTGTGCAACAACAACCATAACTGCCACTGTGACCCTGGCTGGGCCCCTCCTCTGTGTGAGCAGCGGGGCTCAGGTGGCAGCGTGGACAGTGGGCCCGTCATCACCCACA GCAGCCTCCTTCCAGTGCTGCTCGTCCTCCCTCTGGCTCTCTTCGTGCTCCTCTCTGCCATGGGTCTCTGGTGCTGCTACAAACACAAGCTGAGACCACTCAAAGCATCAGCTCCACCACCAGTGCCAGA TTGTGTTCCTGTGGAAATCAAACCTTTACATCCAGACTCTCATGTTGCCGGACATGCAAACCCAACATTCCTCTTGAAGAAACAGGAGCCGGATCACCTG GGAAAGTCTTCCCCGTCGTGTCCAGCTCGGTCCAGACCAGCGTTAGTACGTCCTGCAGTGAAACCTCCCCCTACACCCGAGCAGAAAGGACCCCCTCAGAGACAACCCTCTACTCAGGACTTAAAGCCTGGCCGGCTCACTGGACAGAAACTAAACCAGGGTTCAACATCACTCTCAGGACGTCCACAATTACCTCCTCTGGAACGCAAAAATGTGTCGGAACCATCAGGCAGACATAGACCAGACCCTCCAAACAGACCTCCACCACCTCGTCCTGTCAACGGACAGACTGCT GAAATAAATTCAGGAAAAGGCCCGCTGATCACAACAGACGCCCTGCAGAAGGGAAAAGCAGCTTTGGCGACATCTGCTGgacaaacaaaatcaaacag AGCCTAA
- the adam19b gene encoding disintegrin and metalloproteinase domain-containing protein 19 isoform X1, with protein sequence MRPVRASLCLCLLIVLRRSVSAADLHKAEAKQAPLRSILEDVHSYEITHPLWLLPLRHKRSDSKQHPSEAQVQITAEGHNLTLHLEKNDQLLAPGYQEIWYTADGSRRSSSPANSRHCFYHGEVVGVEGSSVALSTCSGLRGLISLNTSVSYLIEPLPVAEDDERHALFRAESLHLSRGSCLHHHGNKEEKQEELNDFISGTMSASRVRRKREVSQNMKYVELLLVADKAEFERHGSNLERTKQKLLEAANLVDKYYKALNIRVALIGLEVWTSQDLITVSDNPHSTLAAFLSWRSKQLKALPNDNAQLITGKPFQGTTIGLAPLKAMCSDYQSGGVNTDHSESAVGVAATMAHEMGHNFGMSHDIAGCCQAKAEDGGCIMAAATGHPFPRVFNTCNRKELKSYLSSGGGKCLFNLPNTRAMYGGQRCGNGYLEDGEECDCGEEEECTSPCCNANNCTLKAGAECAHGVCCHNCKLKSPGVLCRAASGSCDLPEYCDGKAESCPANFYLVDGSSCSGGLAYCYTGMCLTLEQQCQSLWGPDGRPAPDVCFRKVNEAGDMYGNCGKDMLGKYRSCKERDATCGKIQCSTSASKPIENNAVRIETTVTIGHRKVQCLGTHVYKLGHGDEEPQGDTLDPGLVMTGTKCGEESICFNGECRNASFLRAHECNSKCHKHGLCNNNHNCHCDPGWAPPLCEQRGSGGSVDSGPVITHSSLLPVLLVLPLALFVLLSAMGLWCCYKHKLRPLKASAPPPVPESCVPVEIKPLHPDSHVAGHANPTFLLKKQEPDHLGKSSPSCPARSRPALVRPAVKPPPTPEQKGPPQRQPSTQDLKPGRLTGQKLNQGSTSLSGRPQLPPLERKNVSEPSGRHRPDPPNRPPPPRPVNGQTAEINSGKGPLITTDALQKGKAALATSAGQTKSNRA encoded by the exons TCAGCTGCTGGCTCCTGGATATCAAGAAATATGGTACACAGCTGATGGGTCGCGTAGGTCGTCTTCTCCTGCCAACAGC CGACACTGTTTTTACCACGGTGAAGTAGTGGGCGTGGAGGGCTCCAGCGTCGCTCTCAGCACATGTTCAGGACTCAG GGGTCTGATCTCACTAAACACCAGCGTCAGTTACCTGATAGAGCCTCTTCCTGTTGCTGAGGATGATGAGCGTCACGCCTTGTTCAGAGCAGAGAGCCTCCATCTATCCAGAGGTAGCTGCCTgcatcaccatggcaacaaggAGGAGAAGCAGGAGGAGCTGAATGACTTCATCAGTGGAACCATGTCAGCGAGCAGAGTGAGG AGAAAACGAGAAGTGAGCCAAAACATGAAATACGTGGAGCTTCTGTTAGTGGCTGATAAGGCTGAG TTTGAGAGGCATGGGAGTAACCTGGAGAGGACCAAGCAGAAATTACTAGAGGCGGCCAACTTGGTTGACAAG TACTACAAAGCTCTGAATATCCGTGTGGCACTGATTGGGTTGGAGGTGTGGACCAGTCAGGACTTGATCACCGTTTCCGATAATCCGCACAGCACTTTGGCAGCATTCCTGTCGTGGAGAAGCAAACAACTTAAGGCGCTGCCGAACGACAATGCTCAGCTCATCAC GGGGAAACCATTTCAGGGAACCACCATCGGCCTGGCCCCGCTCAAAGCCATGTGCTCTGACTACCAGTCTGGTGGAGTGAACACG GACCACTCAGAGTCAGCGGTTGGCGTTGCTGCGACTATGGCCCACGAGATGGGCCACAACTTTGGTATGAGCCACGACATCGCAGGTTGCTGTCAGGCAAAAGCAGAGGACGGAGGCTGCATCATGGCCGCTGCAACAGG GCACCCGTTTCCCCGTGTGTTCAACACCTGTAACAGGAAGGAGCTGAAGAGCTACCTCAGCTCTGGAGGAGGGAAGTGTCTCTTTAACTTACCCAACACCAGAGCCATGTATGGGGGCCAGCGCTGTGGCAACGGCTACCTGGAGGATGGAGAGGAATGTGACTGCGGGGAGGaggag GAATGCACCAGTCCCTGCTGTAACGCCAACAACTGCACCCTGAAGGCTGGAGCGGAGTGTGCCCATGGAGTCTGCTGCCATAACTGCAAA CTGAAGAGTCCAGGCGTCCTGTGCCGAGCGGCCTCTGGGTCATGTGACCTACCAGAGTACTGCGATGGAAAGGCCGAGTCCTGCCCGGCTAATTTTTATCTGGTGGACGGCTCCTCGTGCTCAGGTGGACTAGCGTACTGCTACACAGGCATGTGTCTGACCCTGGAACAGCAGTGTCAGTCTCTGTGGGGACCAG ATGGTCGGCCGGCCCCTGATGTGTGTTTCAGAAAGGTGAACGAGGCCGGGGACATGTACGGGAACTGTGGCAAAGATATGTTGGGGAAATACAGGAGCTGTAAAGAAAG GGACGCTACATGTGGGAAGATCCAGTGTTCAACTTCAGCCTCCAAACCTATTGAGAACAATGCAGTGCGTATCGAAACCACTGTGACGATTGGTCACAGGAAGGTCCAGTGTTTGGGAACGCACGTGTACAAGCTGGGTCATGGTGACGAGGAGCCACAGGGAGACACTCTGGACCCAGGCCTCGTCATGACGGGGACCAAGTGTGGGGAGGAATCG ATTTGCTTCAACGGAGAGTGTCGCAATGCCTCTTTTCTCCGAGCTCACGAGTGCAATTCCAAGTGTCACAAACATGGA CTGTGCAACAACAACCATAACTGCCACTGTGACCCTGGCTGGGCCCCTCCTCTGTGTGAGCAGCGGGGCTCAGGTGGCAGCGTGGACAGTGGGCCCGTCATCACCCACA GCAGCCTCCTTCCAGTGCTGCTCGTCCTCCCTCTGGCTCTCTTCGTGCTCCTCTCTGCCATGGGTCTCTGGTGCTGCTACAAACACAAGCTGAGACCACTCAAAGCATCAGCTCCACCACCAGTGCCAGA aAGTTGTGTTCCTGTGGAAATCAAACCTTTACATCCAGACTCTCATGTTGCCGGACATGCAAACCCAACATTCCTCTTGAAGAAACAGGAGCCGGATCACCTG GGAAAGTCTTCCCCGTCGTGTCCAGCTCGGTCCAGACCAGCGTTAGTACGTCCTGCAGTGAAACCTCCCCCTACACCCGAGCAGAAAGGACCCCCTCAGAGACAACCCTCTACTCAGGACTTAAAGCCTGGCCGGCTCACTGGACAGAAACTAAACCAGGGTTCAACATCACTCTCAGGACGTCCACAATTACCTCCTCTGGAACGCAAAAATGTGTCGGAACCATCAGGCAGACATAGACCAGACCCTCCAAACAGACCTCCACCACCTCGTCCTGTCAACGGACAGACTGCT GAAATAAATTCAGGAAAAGGCCCGCTGATCACAACAGACGCCCTGCAGAAGGGAAAAGCAGCTTTGGCGACATCTGCTGgacaaacaaaatcaaacag AGCCTAA